One window of the Streptomyces asoensis genome contains the following:
- a CDS encoding ATP-binding cassette domain-containing protein — translation MPSSVMPTPSLGDGHPSPIAVSTIGLRKSYGDKTVLDGIDLRIPAGSVFALLGPNGAGKTTAVKILSTLITADGGQAQVAGHDLTTSPDGVRAAIGVTGQFSAVDGLITGEENMLLMADLHHLSRAEGRRVAAELLERFDLVDAAKKPAATYSGGMKRRLDIAMTLVGSPRIIFLDEPTTGLDPRSRHNMWQIIRELVSDGVTVFLTTQYLEEADELADRIAVLNDGRIAAEGSAEELKRLIPGGHVRLRFSDPAAYQDAASTLREVTRDDEALALQIPSDGSQRELRSILDRLDSAGIEADELTVHTPDLDDVFFALTGSTVPVRSSRPDQPKEAVR, via the coding sequence ATGCCTTCTTCTGTCATGCCCACGCCCAGTCTGGGCGACGGTCACCCGTCGCCGATCGCCGTCTCCACCATCGGGCTGCGCAAGTCCTACGGCGACAAGACCGTCCTCGACGGCATCGATCTGCGCATCCCGGCCGGTTCCGTGTTCGCGCTGCTCGGGCCGAACGGCGCCGGCAAGACCACCGCCGTGAAGATCCTGTCCACGCTCATCACCGCCGACGGCGGACAGGCCCAGGTCGCGGGCCACGACCTCACCACGTCACCGGACGGGGTGCGTGCCGCGATCGGTGTCACGGGGCAGTTCTCCGCGGTGGACGGGCTGATCACCGGCGAGGAGAACATGCTCCTCATGGCGGATCTGCATCACCTGTCCAGGGCCGAGGGGCGGCGGGTCGCCGCCGAGCTGCTGGAGCGCTTCGACCTGGTCGACGCCGCGAAGAAGCCCGCCGCCACCTACTCCGGCGGCATGAAGCGCCGCCTCGACATCGCCATGACCCTCGTCGGCAGCCCGCGGATCATCTTCCTCGACGAGCCGACCACCGGCCTCGACCCGCGCAGCCGGCACAACATGTGGCAGATCATCCGCGAACTGGTCTCCGACGGCGTCACCGTCTTCCTCACCACCCAGTACCTGGAAGAGGCCGACGAACTCGCCGACCGCATCGCCGTGCTGAACGACGGCAGGATCGCCGCCGAGGGCAGCGCCGAGGAGCTCAAGCGGCTCATCCCCGGCGGCCACGTCCGGCTCCGCTTCTCCGACCCGGCCGCCTACCAGGACGCCGCCTCCACGCTGCGCGAGGTCACCCGGGACGACGAGGCGCTCGCGCTCCAGATCCCCAGCGACGGCAGCCAGCGCGAGCTGCGCTCGATCCTCGACCGGCTGGACTCGGCCGGCATCGAGGCCGACGAGCTGACCGTGCACACCCCCGACCTCGACGACGTCTTCTTCGCCCTGACCGGCTCCACCGTGCCGGTCCGGTCCAGCCGGCCCGACCAGCCCAAGGAGGCTGTCCGATGA
- a CDS encoding DUF4097 family beta strand repeat-containing protein — protein MPSFDTPEPISVTARVDAGSLQFTAGDRPDTVVEVRPRDPEKDLDTRAAAQTEVTYASGVLTIRTPKPTLFGLGRTGTVDVTVDLPTGSRVDTTGAWTQVIGDGRLGEVRVKNSAGDVRLDTTGPLELTASHGTITVDRVEGSAEITASSGSMRVGFVDGPAVLKNSHGSTTVGAVTGELRVSGANGDIDITRAEDSVTATTAHGTLRVGEVVRGTVQLETSYGAIDVGIREGTAAWLDVSSDSGQVRNTLTASESPEKTEDTVKIRARTRFGNIHVRRAKA, from the coding sequence ATGCCTTCTTTCGACACTCCCGAACCGATCTCGGTCACCGCACGCGTGGACGCCGGTTCCCTCCAGTTCACCGCGGGCGACCGCCCCGACACCGTCGTCGAGGTGCGGCCCCGCGACCCGGAGAAGGACCTGGACACGCGGGCGGCCGCCCAGACCGAGGTCACGTACGCGAGCGGTGTACTGACCATCAGGACGCCCAAGCCCACGCTGTTCGGCCTCGGCCGCACCGGCACCGTCGACGTGACGGTCGACCTGCCCACGGGCTCGCGCGTCGACACGACCGGCGCCTGGACCCAGGTGATCGGCGACGGCCGGCTCGGCGAGGTCCGCGTGAAGAACTCGGCCGGTGACGTCCGCCTCGACACCACGGGCCCGCTGGAGCTGACCGCGTCGCACGGCACGATCACCGTGGACCGCGTCGAGGGCTCTGCCGAGATCACCGCCAGCTCCGGCAGCATGCGCGTGGGCTTCGTCGACGGCCCCGCCGTCCTGAAGAACTCGCACGGCAGCACGACCGTCGGCGCCGTGACCGGCGAACTGCGCGTGAGCGGCGCCAACGGCGACATCGACATCACGCGCGCCGAGGACTCGGTCACCGCCACCACCGCCCACGGCACCCTGCGGGTGGGCGAAGTGGTCCGCGGCACCGTCCAGTTGGAGACCTCCTACGGCGCCATCGACGTCGGCATCCGCGAGGGCACGGCCGCCTGGCTCGACGTCAGCTCCGACTCCGGCCAGGTGCGCAACACGCTCACCGCGTCCGAGTCCCCGGAGAAGACCGAGGACACCGTCAAGATCCGCGCCCGCACCCGATTCGGCAACATCCACGTCCGCCGAGCCAAGGCCTGA
- a CDS encoding toxin-antitoxin system HicB family antitoxin has product MDLTPYVDTLRRELAVAAEAGGDEARELAERLTAPLESATRLTMLHVLSAATDEITRDLAPGSVDVRLRGLDPHFVVTLPPRDGGAITEPVAPAEPLKAPADGDEGGTARVNLRLPAHLKARAEEAATREGLSVNAWLVRAVSAAVEGGARPPRTTEKTQTLGQSFTGWVR; this is encoded by the coding sequence ATGGACCTCACCCCGTATGTCGACACCCTCCGCCGCGAACTCGCGGTGGCCGCCGAAGCCGGCGGTGACGAAGCCCGCGAGCTGGCGGAGAGGCTCACCGCTCCCCTGGAGTCGGCGACCCGGCTGACCATGCTCCATGTGCTTTCCGCCGCCACGGACGAGATCACCCGCGATCTCGCCCCCGGCTCGGTCGACGTACGGCTGCGGGGGCTCGACCCCCACTTCGTGGTGACACTCCCGCCCCGCGACGGCGGCGCGATCACGGAGCCGGTCGCGCCCGCCGAACCGCTCAAGGCCCCGGCCGACGGCGACGAGGGCGGCACCGCCCGCGTCAACCTGCGCCTGCCGGCCCACCTCAAGGCCCGCGCCGAGGAGGCCGCGACCCGCGAGGGCCTGTCGGTCAACGCGTGGCTGGTGCGCGCCGTGTCGGCCGCGGTCGAGGGCGGCGCCCGTCCGCCGCGGACGACGGAGAAGACCCAGACCCTCGGACAGAGCTTCACGGGCTGGGTGCGCTAG
- a CDS encoding dioxygenase, whose amino-acid sequence MTGNSGNTANTAGAEHDQQGPRHKRDLTRRKVVVAGAGAAVAVGAGGALAAGAFAGEKGGNKPKAAASASAGEVCYKLTSETTEGPYYIDADKLRQDITEDKEGIPLTLALKVIDSETCKPIANAAVDVWHCDALGIYSGYESLSTGGGGGAPTDAPSGTPTGTPTDVPTGTPTGEPPSGGGGGGGHEEPTDDERYLRGTWKTDRQGRVTFKTIFPGWYRGRTVHIHTKVHVNGEWTDAGYEGGNTCHTGQFFFDEESVLASAEVEPYSTSTTERTTLTEDTIYDQSGVQGGLLKLKYNKKNIAKGVVGSITMGVEPDATHDGTDDAVQPGASETASAEASASSS is encoded by the coding sequence ATGACGGGAAACTCAGGAAACACAGCAAACACAGCCGGTGCCGAGCATGACCAGCAAGGCCCCCGGCACAAGCGTGATCTGACCCGACGCAAGGTGGTCGTCGCCGGTGCGGGCGCGGCCGTCGCCGTCGGGGCGGGCGGGGCGCTCGCCGCCGGTGCCTTCGCCGGGGAGAAGGGCGGGAACAAGCCCAAGGCCGCCGCTTCCGCCAGTGCCGGCGAGGTCTGCTACAAGCTCACCTCCGAGACCACCGAAGGCCCGTACTACATCGACGCGGACAAGCTCCGCCAGGACATCACCGAGGACAAGGAGGGCATCCCGCTCACCCTCGCCCTCAAGGTGATCGACTCCGAGACCTGCAAGCCCATCGCGAACGCCGCCGTCGACGTCTGGCACTGCGACGCCCTCGGCATCTACTCCGGTTACGAGAGCCTCTCCACCGGTGGTGGCGGCGGCGCTCCCACCGACGCGCCCTCGGGCACCCCGACCGGTACGCCGACCGACGTGCCGACCGGCACCCCGACCGGCGAGCCGCCGTCCGGTGGCGGCGGTGGCGGCGGGCACGAGGAGCCCACCGACGACGAGCGCTATCTGCGCGGGACCTGGAAGACCGACAGGCAGGGACGCGTCACCTTCAAGACGATCTTCCCGGGCTGGTACCGCGGCCGCACGGTCCACATCCACACCAAGGTGCACGTCAACGGCGAGTGGACCGACGCCGGTTACGAGGGCGGCAACACCTGCCACACCGGCCAGTTCTTCTTCGACGAGGAGTCCGTGCTCGCCTCGGCCGAGGTGGAGCCGTACTCCACCAGCACCACCGAGCGCACCACCCTCACCGAGGACACGATCTACGACCAGAGCGGCGTCCAGGGCGGTCTGCTCAAACTGAAGTACAACAAGAAGAACATCGCCAAGGGTGTCGTGGGTTCGATCACGATGGGCGTCGAACCCGACGCCACCCACGACGGCACCGACGACGCGGTCCAGCCGGGCGCGTCCGAGACGGCGTCGGCCGAGGCGTCGGCCTCTTCCAGCTGA
- a CDS encoding nucleotidyl transferase AbiEii/AbiGii toxin family protein, which produces MDLLEPHLRLLAEVFDVAAPGAPWALAGGYALQAHELLQRPHANVDLATESAEAMPRLAEALGAALTSRGVHEATVRDTDPLSAHLAVLDRTTDTVLRLALHKETFWSPPVPTPYGPALSLPDAVGTKVRALYDRGLAVDLIDARAASARFTHPDLEELARRHARDDFDLPTLQTRLTGTDHYPDTAFTAYGLTEDQLTDLRAWAQSWSTDIAERLLEEGASPDE; this is translated from the coding sequence GTGGACCTTCTCGAACCCCACCTCCGGCTCCTCGCCGAGGTCTTCGACGTGGCCGCCCCCGGCGCCCCCTGGGCGCTGGCCGGCGGCTACGCGCTCCAGGCGCACGAGCTGCTCCAACGACCGCACGCGAACGTGGACTTGGCGACGGAGAGCGCGGAGGCGATGCCCCGGCTCGCCGAGGCGCTGGGCGCGGCGCTCACCTCCCGGGGCGTCCACGAGGCGACGGTCCGGGACACGGACCCGCTGTCCGCGCACCTGGCCGTGCTGGACCGCACCACGGACACGGTCCTCCGGTTGGCCCTGCACAAGGAAACCTTCTGGAGCCCGCCCGTCCCGACCCCGTACGGTCCGGCGCTCTCCCTCCCGGACGCGGTGGGCACCAAGGTCCGGGCGCTCTACGACCGCGGTCTGGCCGTCGACCTGATCGACGCGAGGGCGGCGTCGGCCCGCTTCACCCACCCCGACCTGGAGGAACTGGCCCGCCGCCACGCCCGGGACGACTTCGACCTGCCCACCCTCCAGACCAGGCTGACGGGCACCGACCACTACCCGGACACGGCGTTCACGGCGTACGGCCTGACCGAGGACCAGCTCACGGACCTGCGTGCATGGGCCCAGAGCTGGTCGACGGACATCGCGGAGCGGCTGCTGGAGGAGGGGGCGTCACCGGACGAGTGA
- a CDS encoding FG-GAP-like repeat-containing protein codes for MVLLAGLLGAAALPAAPAVAVHGAVPGDFNGDGYRDAVLPAPGANVAGKERAGAVVVLYGAKTGLSATRRALITQNTAGVPDTAEAGDGFGSATATADLNRDGYADLVVGAPFESTAKGAEAGSVTVLWGSRSGLTTGTDLPASATAGMDPYHYGADLAATRGASAARSEVLVASWGGAVRFTGPFTRTGGYGASAVAADSSWGDSVALGDFDGDGSPEHVNVTYGQGGETGGFVFVDPEDQDHVGLPSRLTHGNGHIAATGDVNGDGYDDLVVGDPDEPEVAGVDGASGGRVLVWRGSAAGIAPDAVPEQITQDTAGVPDASEKGDVFGGALTVADLNRDGLADLVIGAPRESVGTKAQAGQVTVVPGRRTGVLGTGSYAFTQDTAGVPDASEAGDGFGTTVAVGDVNRDARPELFVSASGENESTGAVWTFPGFTTGPTAARSRVFTAPSVGLTQQNSVLLGGYGLGWVI; via the coding sequence GTGGTTCTCCTGGCCGGGCTGTTGGGTGCCGCGGCACTGCCCGCCGCGCCCGCCGTCGCCGTGCACGGTGCGGTGCCCGGTGACTTCAACGGGGACGGCTACCGCGACGCCGTGCTGCCCGCGCCGGGCGCGAACGTGGCGGGCAAGGAGCGGGCGGGCGCCGTCGTCGTGCTGTACGGGGCGAAGACGGGGCTGTCGGCCACCCGGCGAGCGCTCATCACGCAGAACACCGCGGGCGTGCCGGACACCGCCGAGGCGGGCGACGGGTTCGGCTCCGCCACCGCCACGGCCGACCTGAACCGGGACGGCTACGCCGACCTGGTCGTCGGAGCCCCCTTCGAGAGCACCGCGAAGGGCGCGGAAGCGGGGTCCGTGACCGTGCTGTGGGGCAGCAGGAGCGGGCTCACCACGGGCACCGACCTGCCCGCCTCGGCGACCGCGGGCATGGACCCCTACCACTACGGTGCGGACCTCGCCGCGACCCGCGGCGCCTCGGCCGCGCGGTCCGAGGTCCTGGTCGCGAGCTGGGGCGGCGCCGTCCGCTTCACCGGCCCCTTCACCCGCACCGGCGGCTACGGCGCCTCCGCGGTCGCGGCGGACAGCTCCTGGGGAGACTCCGTCGCACTCGGCGACTTCGACGGCGACGGTTCGCCCGAGCACGTGAACGTGACGTACGGACAGGGCGGGGAGACCGGCGGGTTCGTCTTCGTCGACCCGGAGGACCAGGACCACGTCGGCCTTCCGTCCCGTCTCACCCACGGCAACGGTCATATCGCCGCCACCGGGGATGTCAACGGGGACGGCTACGACGACCTGGTGGTCGGCGACCCGGACGAACCCGAAGTCGCGGGCGTGGACGGCGCGTCGGGCGGTCGCGTGCTCGTCTGGCGCGGCTCGGCGGCCGGTATCGCACCCGACGCCGTGCCCGAGCAGATCACGCAGGACACCGCCGGCGTCCCCGACGCGAGCGAGAAGGGCGACGTCTTCGGCGGCGCCCTGACGGTGGCCGACCTCAACCGGGACGGACTCGCGGACCTCGTGATCGGCGCGCCGCGCGAGTCGGTCGGCACCAAGGCGCAGGCCGGCCAGGTGACCGTCGTACCCGGCCGCCGCACCGGCGTCCTCGGTACCGGCTCGTACGCCTTCACCCAGGACACGGCGGGCGTCCCGGACGCCTCCGAGGCGGGGGACGGATTCGGTACGACGGTCGCGGTCGGGGACGTGAACCGGGACGCCAGGCCGGAGCTGTTCGTCAGCGCCTCGGGCGAGAACGAGTCCACGGGCGCCGTCTGGACCTTCCCCGGCTTCACCACCGGCCCGACCGCCGCGCGCAGCCGCGTCTTCACAGCCCCCTCGGTCGGCCTCACCCAGCAGAACTCGGTCCTGCTGGGCGGGTACGGACTGGGCTGGGTGATCTGA
- a CDS encoding pectate lyase family protein produces MAAPSHRRSLRSRRALVVSAAAVAAAVGAGVVVMNANAGTVDLYHQTLAAKDGWASSGTGTTGGTKADAAHTFTVSTRAQLVKALGSASDTTPRIIKIKGTIDANTDDAGKKLTCADYASGTGYSLSAYLKAYDPSSYGTSKLPSGTQEKARAAAQTKQAKNIVFKVPANTSVVGVPGTNAGISGGMLQIQSVDNVVVRNLTFAATEDCFPQWDPTDGDDGNWNSNYDSVTLRGATHVWADHNTFTDAPHLDGANPKYYGREYQIHDGALDITKSSDLVTVSRNQFTNHDKTMLIGSSDSEPSGKLRVSIHHNIWKGIVQRAPLARVGQVHIYNNYYDVTTLNGYATQYSINSRAKAQVVAENNYWKVPTGGKVAKLLSGDGTGAIKGSGNLVNGTVTDVVAAYNAASSKDLKTTVNWTPALTSGLETSAKNLPTTLGTTTGASVLK; encoded by the coding sequence GTGGCAGCTCCCTCCCACCGCCGGTCCCTCCGCTCGCGCCGCGCCCTCGTCGTCTCCGCCGCCGCCGTGGCCGCGGCCGTCGGCGCCGGTGTCGTCGTGATGAACGCCAACGCCGGGACCGTCGACCTGTACCACCAGACGCTCGCCGCCAAGGACGGCTGGGCCTCCTCCGGCACGGGCACCACCGGTGGCACCAAGGCCGACGCCGCGCACACGTTCACCGTCTCCACCCGCGCCCAGCTGGTGAAGGCGCTGGGTTCCGCCTCCGACACCACCCCCCGGATCATCAAGATCAAGGGCACGATCGACGCCAACACCGACGACGCGGGCAAGAAGCTGACCTGCGCCGACTACGCGTCGGGCACCGGCTACTCGCTCTCGGCCTACCTGAAGGCGTACGACCCCTCCTCCTACGGCACCTCGAAGCTGCCCTCCGGCACCCAGGAGAAGGCCCGCGCCGCCGCCCAGACCAAGCAGGCGAAGAACATCGTCTTCAAGGTGCCCGCCAACACCAGTGTCGTCGGCGTGCCGGGCACCAACGCCGGGATCTCCGGCGGCATGCTCCAGATCCAGAGCGTGGACAACGTCGTCGTCCGCAACCTGACCTTCGCCGCGACCGAGGACTGCTTCCCGCAGTGGGACCCGACCGACGGCGACGACGGCAACTGGAACTCCAACTACGACTCCGTCACCCTGCGCGGCGCGACCCACGTGTGGGCCGACCACAACACGTTCACCGACGCGCCCCACCTCGACGGCGCCAACCCCAAGTACTACGGCCGCGAGTACCAGATCCACGACGGCGCCCTGGACATCACCAAGAGCTCGGACCTGGTGACCGTCTCGCGCAACCAGTTCACCAACCACGACAAGACGATGCTGATCGGCAGCAGCGACAGCGAGCCCTCGGGCAAGCTGCGCGTCTCGATCCACCACAACATCTGGAAGGGCATCGTCCAGCGCGCCCCGCTGGCCCGGGTCGGCCAGGTGCACATCTACAACAACTACTACGACGTCACGACCCTCAACGGCTACGCGACGCAGTACAGCATCAACTCCCGCGCCAAGGCCCAGGTCGTCGCCGAGAACAACTACTGGAAGGTCCCGACCGGCGGAAAGGTCGCCAAGCTCCTCAGCGGCGACGGAACCGGCGCGATCAAGGGCTCCGGCAACCTCGTCAACGGCACGGTCACCGACGTCGTCGCCGCGTACAACGCCGCCTCGTCGAAGGACCTGAAGACCACGGTCAACTGGACCCCGGCCCTCACCTCGGGCCTCGAGACGTCGGCGAAGAACCTGCCCACGACCCTCGGAACGACCACGGGCGCGAGCGTCCTGAAGTAA